A part of Larkinella insperata genomic DNA contains:
- a CDS encoding sugar phosphate isomerase/epimerase family protein: MEELLLSRRSFLETALLTAPLVVATESQSMAPALAKPLPVRLSCNLYSFNEPLTKGQMTLEEVLVFCANLGFAAVDPTGYYFPNYPTLPDDAYVYQIKRRAFRLGLDISGTGVRNDFTLPDSNRRKAEVELVRKWLGFASKVGAPVLRIFAGTGKKLSSSYNREEVQKWVVDAIGECTTYAAQQGVMLVLQNHADFIRTADDVLGVIRQVNSDWLAVNLDIGSFKIGDPYAQIAQVAPYAATWQIKENLFVDGQEVATDLTKIMQIVGQSDYRGYLPIETLGKGDPKTKVSAFYEKVKKAVEAVG; the protein is encoded by the coding sequence ATGGAAGAGCTACTGCTAAGTCGAAGGTCTTTTTTAGAGACTGCCCTGTTAACTGCACCATTGGTGGTTGCCACAGAATCTCAATCGATGGCTCCTGCTTTAGCCAAACCACTTCCCGTTCGATTAAGCTGTAATCTTTATTCGTTCAATGAACCTTTAACGAAGGGGCAAATGACCTTAGAGGAGGTCTTGGTGTTCTGCGCTAATCTGGGTTTTGCGGCAGTTGATCCAACAGGCTATTACTTTCCTAATTATCCAACTCTGCCTGACGACGCTTATGTTTACCAAATCAAGCGAAGAGCGTTTCGCTTGGGTCTTGACATCAGTGGAACAGGCGTACGCAATGACTTTACCTTACCCGATTCCAATCGCCGGAAAGCAGAAGTCGAATTGGTCAGAAAATGGCTCGGATTTGCCAGTAAGGTAGGAGCACCCGTGTTACGCATATTCGCTGGAACGGGGAAAAAACTTTCATCTAGCTATAACCGGGAAGAAGTGCAAAAGTGGGTTGTTGATGCTATAGGGGAATGTACAACCTATGCAGCTCAACAAGGAGTAATGCTGGTGTTGCAAAACCATGCCGATTTTATTCGAACCGCAGATGATGTCTTGGGGGTTATACGGCAGGTCAACTCTGATTGGTTAGCGGTTAATTTAGATATTGGCAGTTTCAAGATAGGGGACCCTTACGCCCAAATCGCTCAAGTAGCTCCGTATGCTGCAACCTGGCAGATTAAAGAGAATCTGTTTGTTGATGGGCAGGAGGTCGCCACTGATCTTACTAAAATCATGCAGATCGTAGGACAATCAGATTATCGGGGTTACCTACCCATTGAGACGCTGGGAAAGGGCGATCCTAAAACGAAAGTATCAGCCTTCTATGAAAAAGTGAAAAAGGCAGTGGAAGCAGTTGGTTAA